The proteins below are encoded in one region of Cytophagales bacterium:
- a CDS encoding FAD/NAD(P)-binding oxidoreductase, translating into MQHIVIVGNGIAGVTTARHIRKRSDDKITIVSGETDHFFSRTALMYIYMGHMKYEHTKPYEDWFWEKNKIELKRAWVKSVDFDGKALEFEGGEKLSYDKLVLATGSKSNKFGWPGQDLDSVQGLYNFQDLELMEKNTVGIKHAVVIGGGLIGIEMAEMLHSRNIPVTYLVRESHFWNGVIPNQEAKLIDQHIRENHIDLRLETELKEIIDDGNGRVKAVVTNKGETIECQFVGLTVGVSPNVDFLKDSSLEIQRGIMVNEYLETNIPDVYAAGDCAQRRDPITNRRPIEAVWYTGRMMGESLAKTLTGEKTTYDPGYWFNSAKFFDIEYQTYGHVWAQLKDNEQEFYWEHESGKKCMHFVFDKSSRKFLGVNTFGIRLRHHSFNKWMQDEKSIEYVLEHLKDANYDPEFYKAHEQEIIDQFNQENNTSVKPKSKSWKRILAYAQ; encoded by the coding sequence ATGCAGCACATCGTAATTGTCGGCAATGGCATCGCGGGTGTGACCACCGCCAGGCACATTCGCAAACGCAGCGACGATAAAATCACCATCGTCTCCGGTGAGACGGATCATTTTTTTTCCAGAACTGCGCTCATGTACATCTACATGGGACATATGAAATACGAACACACCAAACCCTACGAAGACTGGTTTTGGGAAAAGAATAAAATTGAACTGAAACGAGCCTGGGTAAAGTCCGTGGATTTTGATGGAAAGGCACTGGAGTTCGAAGGTGGGGAAAAATTGAGTTATGACAAGTTAGTACTGGCAACCGGATCCAAGTCCAACAAATTCGGATGGCCCGGACAAGATCTTGACAGTGTACAGGGATTGTACAACTTTCAGGACCTGGAGCTCATGGAGAAAAATACGGTCGGCATCAAACATGCAGTAGTCATCGGTGGTGGCCTGATCGGAATTGAAATGGCAGAAATGCTGCACTCCAGAAACATCCCTGTAACCTATCTGGTAAGGGAGTCGCATTTCTGGAATGGCGTGATCCCCAATCAGGAAGCGAAATTGATTGATCAACACATTCGTGAAAATCATATCGATCTCAGACTCGAAACAGAACTTAAAGAAATCATTGATGATGGCAATGGCCGTGTAAAAGCTGTCGTCACCAATAAAGGCGAAACCATCGAATGTCAGTTTGTTGGATTGACCGTGGGTGTTTCACCAAATGTGGATTTCTTAAAAGACTCTTCTCTGGAAATACAGCGAGGCATCATGGTCAATGAATATCTGGAGACCAATATTCCGGATGTTTATGCCGCCGGCGATTGCGCCCAAAGAAGAGATCCCATTACTAATAGGAGACCCATTGAAGCCGTTTGGTATACGGGCCGCATGATGGGTGAGAGCCTGGCGAAAACCTTAACCGGAGAAAAAACGACCTATGATCCGGGGTACTGGTTCAATTCCGCCAAGTTTTTCGATATTGAATATCAGACTTACGGACATGTCTGGGCTCAATTGAAAGACAATGAGCAGGAGTTTTACTGGGAACACGAATCTGGCAAAAAATGCATGCACTTTGTTTTTGACAAGTCAAGTCGCAAATTCCTGGGGGTAAACACTTTCGGCATTCGTCTTCGTCACCACTCATTCAATAAATGGATGCAAGACGAAAAGAGCATCGAGTATGTGCTGGAACACCTGAAAGATGCCAATTACGACCCTGAGTTCTATAAAGCACATGAACAAGAGATCATTGATCAGTTCAATCAGGAGAATAACACTTCGGTCAAGCCGAAATCAAAAAGTTGGAAAAGAATTTTAGCCTACGCGCAATAA
- a CDS encoding response regulator transcription factor, whose product MKEILIVEDHPIFSDGLQNILADESSISLLDKLADGNLVIPFLAKNKVDLILLDINLPGIDGLSLLKEIKATYPDIKVLILTQYDKAAFIQSSIESGADGYLLKNSSKNQVLGAVSQVLSGEPYFSQEAMGTLISSMRRQGTNHQVKLTKRETEVMTLLAKGLTVNELADKLFISAHTAETHRRNVMAKMKFKNRAELTVYATEHGYLDLPKGG is encoded by the coding sequence ATGAAAGAAATACTGATCGTTGAAGATCATCCCATATTCAGTGATGGTTTGCAAAATATCCTGGCAGATGAATCCAGCATCTCATTGCTGGACAAACTGGCCGATGGGAATCTGGTTATACCATTTCTCGCAAAAAACAAGGTTGACCTCATATTATTGGACATCAATCTTCCTGGCATAGACGGGCTGAGTCTCTTGAAAGAGATCAAAGCGACTTATCCTGATATCAAGGTGCTGATCCTGACTCAATATGACAAGGCCGCGTTCATACAGTCATCCATTGAGAGTGGTGCCGATGGGTACCTTCTGAAAAACAGTTCCAAAAATCAGGTCCTTGGTGCCGTCTCTCAAGTACTGTCGGGCGAACCCTATTTTTCACAAGAAGCCATGGGAACATTGATCTCAAGCATGCGAAGGCAGGGCACTAACCACCAGGTAAAGCTAACCAAGAGAGAAACTGAAGTAATGACCTTGCTGGCAAAAGGGCTGACGGTGAACGAATTGGCAGATAAATTATTCATCAGTGCACATACGGCAGAGACCCACCGTAGAAATGTGATGGCAAAAATGAAGTTCAAGAACCGGGCGGAACTGACTGTTTATGCCACGGAACATGGCTATCTGGATTTACCAAAAGGCGGCTGA
- a CDS encoding DUF547 domain-containing protein — protein sequence MKQILAILLMFVSLTGFSQADFFKKADAFFKANVNDQGGVAYDNVKADRSDLNELVSLIANADFDSYDAQTQKAFMINTYNIWVIEQVVDLLPIKSPLDNPKFFNGIEHTMAGKSYTLDGLEKGKLYVEYPDSRLHFALVCAAKSCPPLANYGWYPEGLEDKLETRTKEVLNLDWFIQVGKKVSASQIFSWYKKDFEKDGKLIDYIAKYREGVAGKKVTFYEYDWTLNQQ from the coding sequence ATGAAACAAATCCTCGCTATACTACTGATGTTTGTCTCCTTGACGGGATTTTCTCAAGCAGACTTTTTTAAGAAAGCAGATGCCTTTTTTAAGGCTAATGTGAATGATCAAGGTGGAGTAGCTTACGATAATGTGAAAGCAGATCGATCAGATTTAAATGAATTGGTCTCCTTGATCGCAAATGCCGACTTTGACTCCTATGACGCGCAAACACAGAAAGCGTTCATGATCAATACGTATAATATCTGGGTGATTGAGCAGGTAGTTGATCTGTTGCCAATTAAAAGTCCTTTGGACAATCCTAAGTTCTTTAACGGGATCGAACATACCATGGCAGGAAAGTCCTACACCCTCGATGGATTGGAAAAAGGAAAGCTATATGTAGAATATCCCGATTCGAGATTACACTTTGCCCTGGTATGTGCGGCTAAAAGTTGCCCACCATTGGCCAATTACGGTTGGTATCCTGAAGGGTTAGAGGATAAACTTGAAACCAGAACGAAAGAAGTATTGAATCTGGATTGGTTCATTCAGGTAGGAAAGAAAGTGAGTGCATCTCAGATCTTTAGCTGGTATAAGAAAGATTTTGAGAAAGATGGCAAACTGATTGACTACATCGCAAAGTACAGAGAAGGAGTTGCAGGAAAGAAAGTTACTTTCTACGAATATGATTGGACATTGAATCAGCAGTGA
- a CDS encoding ABC transporter ATP-binding protein translates to MAKSKVTMGHVFKTIIWPRRKTVFIGLFLIIIGRLSGFVLPMSTKYLIDDVIDQGDSEFLKLIAVVVMIAVTIQAITSFLQTKLLSVEAQHLIAQLRVRVQNKIIYLPIRFFDNSRSGELVSRIMSDVEGVRNLVGTGLVQLVGGTLTALLSVFLLVNISPILTVVALIPMAIFGVISWKVMGTIRPVFRERGKINAEVTGRLTETLNGVRVIKGFNAEKQEVKVFENGVEKLFENIKRTLTATATMGSSGAFLIGLATVSVLGLGAYLIIGGDDALTKGDLIQFMFLVAFMIAPILQMGNIGTQLTEAFAGLDRTEEIMNMQEEDDPSVRTVALKDIKGDIKFQDVSFAYEEDKEVIHDINLEAPAGSVTALVGSSGSGKSTIAGLAASFLMPEKGLLTIDGQDISKVPLNSYRENLGVVLQDDFLFEGTIRENILFPRPDATEDQLMDAVKAAHVNEFTERFEEGLDTLIGERGVKLSGGQRQRLAIARAILADPRILILDEATSNLDTESESYIQQSLSRLMEGRTTFVIAHRLSTIRQADQILVIEKGKIVERGTHDELIAAEGRYYQLYTYQAKI, encoded by the coding sequence ATGGCAAAATCAAAAGTGACCATGGGCCACGTTTTCAAAACGATCATCTGGCCCCGTCGAAAAACGGTCTTTATTGGACTTTTCTTAATCATCATTGGCAGACTCTCGGGATTCGTGCTTCCTATGAGTACTAAATACCTGATCGATGATGTAATTGATCAGGGAGATTCCGAATTTCTTAAACTGATCGCAGTAGTAGTAATGATTGCTGTAACCATTCAGGCAATTACTTCATTTCTACAAACCAAACTTTTGAGCGTGGAAGCGCAGCATTTGATCGCACAATTGCGTGTACGTGTTCAAAATAAGATCATTTACTTACCCATTCGTTTTTTTGACAATAGCCGTTCAGGAGAATTGGTTTCCAGGATCATGTCGGATGTGGAAGGTGTGAGAAATCTGGTCGGCACCGGGCTAGTTCAGCTTGTCGGAGGAACTTTAACTGCCTTATTATCCGTGTTTCTATTAGTCAACATCAGTCCGATACTTACAGTAGTTGCACTAATCCCAATGGCCATCTTTGGGGTCATTTCATGGAAGGTTATGGGAACCATCAGACCTGTGTTCAGAGAACGTGGGAAAATCAATGCCGAGGTAACAGGACGATTAACCGAAACCTTGAACGGTGTTCGTGTGATCAAAGGTTTTAATGCCGAGAAACAAGAAGTAAAGGTTTTCGAAAATGGCGTTGAAAAGCTTTTTGAAAACATCAAGCGCACTTTAACTGCCACTGCTACCATGGGAAGTTCAGGTGCTTTCTTGATTGGATTGGCTACGGTTTCTGTTTTAGGATTAGGTGCTTACTTAATTATCGGAGGAGATGACGCACTAACCAAAGGCGACCTGATCCAATTCATGTTCCTCGTAGCTTTTATGATAGCTCCAATCTTACAAATGGGTAACATCGGTACGCAATTAACTGAGGCTTTTGCCGGACTTGACCGTACCGAAGAGATCATGAACATGCAGGAAGAAGATGATCCGAGTGTTCGAACGGTAGCATTAAAAGACATCAAAGGAGACATCAAATTTCAGGATGTTTCATTCGCATACGAAGAGGACAAGGAAGTCATTCACGATATCAACCTGGAAGCTCCTGCCGGTTCAGTTACCGCATTGGTCGGGAGTTCAGGTTCAGGAAAATCTACCATCGCCGGATTGGCAGCCTCTTTTCTGATGCCTGAAAAAGGCTTGCTTACCATCGATGGCCAGGACATTTCAAAAGTTCCCTTGAATAGTTACCGCGAAAATCTGGGTGTGGTGCTTCAGGATGATTTCTTATTTGAAGGCACCATCCGGGAAAACATCTTATTCCCGAGGCCTGACGCCACCGAAGATCAATTGATGGATGCTGTCAAAGCTGCGCATGTCAATGAATTTACCGAGCGTTTTGAAGAAGGATTGGATACGTTAATCGGAGAGCGTGGGGTGAAGCTTTCCGGAGGTCAGCGTCAACGACTGGCCATTGCCCGTGCCATATTGGCCGATCCACGGATTTTGATTCTGGATGAAGCCACTTCAAACCTGGATACAGAAAGTGAAAGTTACATTCAGCAAAGTCTGTCACGACTGATGGAAGGCCGGACTACTTTCGTGATCGCCCACCGATTGAGTACCATCCGACAAGCTGATCAGATTCTGGTCATCGAGAAAGGAAAGATCGTGGAGCGAGGCACCCACGATGAGCTGATCGCTGCGGAAGGCCGATACTATCAGCTGTATACGTATCAGGCGAAGATTTGA